From Pseudanabaena sp. PCC 6802, one genomic window encodes:
- a CDS encoding PAS domain S-box protein, producing the protein MCSLTGDRVENYCAVLRQFLAIEDENSELWQLTCKSRIEAILATQSTSELMVVHREALRILLQEYSDPEIVGQIAINANEFLAQALLLLEETKNKTCSLTEMELRESETKFRSMFEQIAVGICYTTIEGGFLQTNQKFCEIVGYTSAELQAMKYLDITYPEDRDLTNTFLNQLSGGEISNFAVEKRYVRKGGDLIWVHKTVSLIASPKDGSRCLLAVIQDISDRKQVEMSLKHLNEELETRVAERTSQLSQLNRLLAVEIAERQRTEARLAAQIEHLYWVNDLASNLNTANTLDGIYNVALKSVQQTLKVKRAAILIIDDRDILRYQVSIGLSEAYKQAVEQYCASQSKLPETQLVTITDAKQKKGDEQLDILRQVEGIQAAISFPIQYQGKQLGKIVVYYDAPRQFSDAETQLVQAIATYTSVAITRKNSEIALLESQRYAESIAESVPDILYVYDLLGQRVIYMNEASTSIVGYTPAETIAMGSRLLSTLVHPDDLALLPNYCDRIHSLAIGEVVDCTYRIKHANGEWRWMYSRDKVFAKDASGRTTQYIGTARDITDERARELKLKHQLTAMEASADGIAIVDLNGTFTYANNAHAITFGYSSAAETIGKHWKDLYAPETIDFVEKDVVPIILATGAWKGDLIGNKKDGTQFPVEVSITSISNEEGHLEGAVCIYRDISDRKQAEEELKATQRRFQSILDNCPAAIYVFDKDGRHILVNRFYEQKSGYTNAELYGKTLFDVWEHDFSKEVLATINQTIKSGKSMEIEETVPHDDGFIHAVTLRFPLLNDRGIPDVVCSISTDITDRRRAELKLEESLKEKELLLQEIHHRVKNNLQVVASLLNLQQRTIKDPAIAQLFEDSRNRIYAMAAIHERLYQSKQLNQIDLGAYVRDLVSSLIQSHDIRNKDIQFEINTDLIEVNIETAIPCGLIVNELVINIFKHAFPDRSEGRVLVECLAIRDGRIRLNVCDNGVGIPAHIDFNRASSLGLRIINQLSRQLKGEMKIEAANGTCFSLRFSELKYRNRV; encoded by the coding sequence AATTAATGGTCGTCCATCGAGAAGCACTGAGGATCTTACTACAGGAATATTCCGATCCCGAGATCGTAGGACAGATTGCCATTAATGCAAATGAATTTCTGGCTCAGGCACTTTTACTATTAGAAGAAACCAAAAACAAGACTTGCAGTCTTACCGAAATGGAACTAAGGGAAAGTGAAACAAAATTTCGCAGCATGTTTGAGCAGATAGCCGTAGGAATTTGCTACACCACTATTGAGGGCGGCTTTCTGCAAACAAACCAGAAATTTTGCGAGATAGTAGGGTATACCTCAGCAGAACTGCAGGCAATGAAGTATTTAGATATTACATACCCAGAGGATCGGGATCTGACTAATACTTTCCTCAACCAACTAAGCGGAGGAGAAATTTCCAACTTCGCGGTTGAAAAACGCTATGTTCGTAAAGGTGGGGATTTAATTTGGGTTCACAAAACTGTTTCTTTAATTGCAAGCCCTAAGGATGGATCGCGATGCTTGCTTGCCGTAATTCAAGATATAAGCGATCGCAAGCAGGTGGAAATGTCGTTAAAGCACCTCAATGAAGAACTAGAAACAAGAGTTGCAGAACGCACAAGTCAACTTTCTCAGCTTAATCGACTGTTAGCTGTGGAAATAGCCGAACGGCAGCGTACTGAGGCGCGACTTGCTGCCCAAATCGAACATCTTTACTGGGTCAACGATCTGGCATCTAATCTCAATACAGCTAACACGCTTGATGGGATTTATAATGTCGCGCTAAAGAGCGTCCAACAGACCCTCAAAGTCAAGCGTGCAGCAATACTTATAATAGACGATCGCGATATTCTTCGCTATCAAGTATCAATTGGGTTGAGCGAAGCTTACAAGCAAGCTGTAGAACAATACTGTGCGTCCCAGAGCAAGCTTCCAGAGACTCAGTTGGTAACTATTACTGATGCTAAGCAAAAAAAAGGCGACGAGCAACTGGATATATTGCGACAAGTTGAAGGCATTCAAGCTGCTATCTCATTCCCCATCCAATATCAAGGAAAGCAGTTGGGTAAAATCGTAGTTTACTATGATGCCCCCCGCCAGTTTAGCGATGCAGAGACTCAATTGGTGCAAGCGATCGCCACTTACACCTCCGTAGCAATCACGCGCAAAAATTCAGAAATTGCTCTTTTAGAAAGCCAGCGCTATGCGGAGAGCATTGCAGAAAGCGTCCCTGATATCCTTTACGTCTACGATCTGCTTGGGCAAAGGGTCATTTATATGAATGAAGCCAGCACGAGCATTGTGGGCTATACGCCAGCAGAAACAATCGCTATGGGATCGAGGTTACTCTCAACTCTAGTACACCCTGATGACTTGGCATTACTACCAAACTACTGCGATCGCATACATAGCCTCGCAATTGGAGAGGTCGTCGATTGTACCTACCGCATTAAGCATGCCAACGGCGAATGGCGCTGGATGTATAGCCGGGATAAGGTGTTTGCAAAAGATGCTAGTGGTAGAACTACCCAGTATATTGGTACTGCTCGCGACATTACAGATGAGAGAGCCAGGGAGCTAAAACTCAAGCACCAGTTAACAGCAATGGAAGCCTCGGCAGATGGCATTGCCATTGTCGATTTAAACGGCACGTTCACTTATGCTAACAATGCTCACGCGATAACTTTTGGCTACAGCAGTGCGGCTGAGACGATTGGCAAACACTGGAAAGATTTGTACGCCCCCGAGACGATTGACTTTGTAGAGAAAGATGTAGTTCCCATTATCTTAGCAACAGGAGCATGGAAGGGAGATCTGATCGGCAATAAGAAAGACGGTACGCAATTCCCAGTTGAGGTATCAATTACATCGATCTCAAATGAAGAAGGCCATTTAGAAGGTGCTGTCTGTATTTATCGCGATATCAGCGATCGCAAGCAAGCAGAAGAGGAACTGAAAGCAACTCAAAGGCGGTTTCAATCTATTCTAGACAACTGCCCTGCGGCGATATATGTCTTTGACAAAGATGGAAGACATATATTAGTAAATCGTTTTTACGAGCAGAAATCCGGCTATACAAACGCTGAGTTATACGGAAAAACTTTATTTGATGTATGGGAGCATGACTTCTCTAAAGAAGTGTTAGCTACAATCAATCAAACAATTAAGTCCGGCAAATCAATGGAAATCGAAGAAACTGTTCCTCATGATGATGGGTTTATACATGCAGTTACTTTAAGGTTCCCACTACTAAACGATCGAGGTATTCCAGATGTGGTTTGCAGTATCTCAACAGATATTACAGATCGCAGGCGAGCCGAGCTAAAGCTAGAGGAGTCTCTCAAAGAAAAAGAGCTGCTACTGCAAGAGATCCACCACCGCGTCAAAAACAACCTGCAAGTTGTAGCAAGTCTTTTAAATCTTCAGCAACGCACTATTAAAGATCCTGCAATTGCCCAGTTATTTGAAGATAGCCGCAATCGCATTTATGCAATGGCAGCGATTCACGAAAGGCTCTATCAGTCAAAACAACTCAATCAAATCGATCTCGGTGCATATGTACGGGATCTCGTCAGTAGCTTAATTCAATCCCATGACATTAGAAATAAGGACATTCAATTTGAAATAAATACCGATCTCATTGAAGTCAATATTGAAACTGCCATACCCTGTGGGTTAATCGTCAACGAGCTAGTTATAAATATTTTCAAACATGCTTTTCCAGATCGCAGCGAGGGAAGGGTATTAGTTGAATGTTTGGCAATTCGTGACGGACGGATTAGGCTTAATGTTTGTGATAACGGTGTGGGTATCCCTGCCCATATCGATTTTAATAGGGCTTCATCCCTAGGGTTACGAATAATCAACCAATTATCTCGTCAGCTTAAGGGGGAAATGAAGATCGAAGCCGCTAATGGAACGTGCTTTTCCCTCAGATTCTCAGAACTAAAATATCGCAATAGAGTTTAG